TCACCGCCTCCATCGTCCTCCAACTTCTCGGTGGTGCCGACTTGCTCGGACTCGACACCGACGACCCGCGGGACCAAATCCTGTATCAGGGTCTCCAGAAGGTGCTGGTGGTCGGGATGATATTCCTGACCGGCCTGCCGATGGTGTTCGCAGGTGGGTTCCTACAGGTAGACCCGCAGGTCGCCCAGAGCCTCGGCGTCGGCACGATGGGCGTCAAGTGGCTCATCTTCGGCCAGATCGCGGTCGGGGGTATCCTCATCCTGTTCATGGACGAGATCATCAGCAAGTGGGGCGTCGGCTCCGGTATCGGCCTGTTCATTATCGCCGGTGTGAGCCAGAAGCTCCTCGGCGGCCTGTTCGCGTGGCCCGGCCTGCCGGGCCAGACCGGCCTCATCCCGACATGGATTTCCCTCATTACCGGGAGCGCCCAGAACGCGCCGTCGCTGTTGACCAGTGACGGCATCCAGTACCTGCTGCTCGACGGCGGTGGGATTCTCGCGCTCGTCACGACGGTCCTCATCTTCGCGGTCGTCGTGTACGCCGAGAGCGTCCGCGTCGAGATTCCGCTGAGTCACGCCCGCGTGAAGGGCGCTCGGGGTCGATTCCCCGTGAAGCTCATCTACGCCAGCGTCCTACCGATGATCCTCGTCCGGGCGCTACAGGCGAACCTCCAGTTCCTCGGCCAGATTCTCTACAGCCAACTCGGGGCGGGTGGGATGCCCAACTGGCTGGGAACCTACTCGGGCGGCCAGCCCACCGGCGGGCTGTTCTACTACCTTGCGCCGATTCAGACGCGAGGCCAGTGGATGTGGTGGACCGGGACGGTCGGTCAGGAGCCGTGGCAGGTCATCATTCGGATTCTCATCGACCTTACCTTCATGGTCGTCGGCGGTGCCATCTTCGCCATCTTCTGGGTGGAGACCACCGACATGGGTCCGGAAGCGACCGCCAAGCAGATTCAGAACTCCGGGATGCAGATTCCCGGCTTCCGCCAGAACACGGGCGTCATCGAGAAGGTCATGGAGCGCTACATCCCGCAGGTCACGGTCATCGGCGGCGCGCTCGTTGGCCTACTGGCCGTGTTGGCGAACATGCTCGGCACCATCGGCGGCGTCTCCGGGACGGGCCTGCTGCTGACAGTCTCCATCACGTACAAGCTCTACGAGGAGATTGCCGAAGAGCAACTGATGGAGATGCACCCGATGATGCGCGACATGTTCGGATAGTCGGTCCGAACGTGACGTTCTGAACTATTTTCGCCGTCGTTCCGTAACTGATTCGCTCGACTCTCAAACTTCGGGAGATTCAGACGCGGTACAGTCGCGCCGTCCAGAACTCTCGGAAAGCATCGCCTAGCGCATCCTCAGGGTCACCAGTCGCGTCCACCGCGCGCGTGGCGTCAGCGCGCTCCTCGAACTCCCCGAGGAGGGTGCGCTGGCCGACGACGAAGAGTCGGTCGGCCGACGACTCGGCCAGCGCCTCGTCGAGGGTTGCCTCGCACTTGTCGATGTGCTCGTCTATCTGGGCGTCGCGGCGGCGTTCGAATCGGCCCTGCGAAAAGCCGCCCTTCGAGTGGTCGCCCTTCACGTCGCTCTCGAACCCCTCGAAGCCGACTCGCTCGCGGCCCTCGTAGGTGCCGACCGCGAACACGTCCGACCGGACCACCGCCAGCGCGAACGCGCCGGTCGGCAGGAACCACTCGCGCTCGATTCGGAATCCCTCGCCCCACTCCGCAAAGGGGTCGGGTGCGACCGGCGGCGTCAGTGCGGCGCTCACGAGACCGGCGTCGTCGCTGACCGCGAGGCAGGGGCGTGCGCGA
This genomic stretch from Halorussus pelagicus harbors:
- the secY gene encoding preprotein translocase subunit SecY, which encodes MSWKETAEPILTRMPSVRRPEGHVPFKRKLGWTAGVLVLYFFLTNIYLYGVNIGSQDAFGQFRSILAGGQGTVLQLGIGPIVTASIVLQLLGGADLLGLDTDDPRDQILYQGLQKVLVVGMIFLTGLPMVFAGGFLQVDPQVAQSLGVGTMGVKWLIFGQIAVGGILILFMDEIISKWGVGSGIGLFIIAGVSQKLLGGLFAWPGLPGQTGLIPTWISLITGSAQNAPSLLTSDGIQYLLLDGGGILALVTTVLIFAVVVYAESVRVEIPLSHARVKGARGRFPVKLIYASVLPMILVRALQANLQFLGQILYSQLGAGGMPNWLGTYSGGQPTGGLFYYLAPIQTRGQWMWWTGTVGQEPWQVIIRILIDLTFMVVGGAIFAIFWVETTDMGPEATAKQIQNSGMQIPGFRQNTGVIEKVMERYIPQVTVIGGALVGLLAVLANMLGTIGGVSGTGLLLTVSITYKLYEEIAEEQLMEMHPMMRDMFG
- a CDS encoding Vms1/Ankzf1 family peptidyl-tRNA hydrolase, giving the protein MLDQLLGRAELKERIADLEDEKRHLQRQLEAEQERRSEDATARQEAEQRVNRLQDRITELEDRVERTESDETDLDFRGVETVRGDRLAELLSRLDSVETDPEGALTAMVTDGDRGVPSKVEEAFGDHAGLVARARPCLAVSDDAGLVSAALTPPVAPDPFAEWGEGFRIEREWFLPTGAFALAVVRSDVFAVGTYEGRERVGFEGFESDVKGDHSKGGFSQGRFERRRDAQIDEHIDKCEATLDEALAESSADRLFVVGQRTLLGEFEERADATRAVDATGDPEDALGDAFREFWTARLYRV